A DNA window from Mastomys coucha isolate ucsf_1 unplaced genomic scaffold, UCSF_Mcou_1 pScaffold21, whole genome shotgun sequence contains the following coding sequences:
- the LOC116101190 gene encoding uncharacterized protein LOC116101190, protein MAALTKYLQSHSIWGGRPQAAGPWHTAPRASWSGSPAAARGSRVLQRRRAPRGLSPGRAPRGPSGLPSARPAPAEPGVLYRRRARDVAEESGTLRARLDAGRSCDPLPATPSQSPPTRAHRRPYLTCDAPRLPAHRPDRLCTPEVTSAGGPAPAPGGRCGFPGRSPPSPRAGWAAAAKLGVSSMLQNPAGTLLEGSVASSWIYH, encoded by the exons ATGGCTGCCCTCACTAAGTATTTACAAAGTCACAGTATCTGGGGAG GTCGCCCACAGGCCGCCGGCCCTTGGCACACAGCGCCGCGAGCTTCCTGGAGCGGATCCCCCGCGGCGGCCCGAGGCAGCCGCGTCCTTCAGCGCCGACGCGCCCCTCGGGGTCTCAGTCCCGGGCGCGCGCCCAGAGGCCCCTCCGGGCTTCCGTCCGCCCGGCCAGCGCCCGCCGAGCCCGGCGTCCTCTACCGCAGGCGGGCGAGGGACGTCGCCGAGGAAAGCGGCACCCTGCGAGCTCGCCTCGATGCCGGTCGCTCTTGCGACCCGCTGCCCGCCACCCCAAGCCAGTCCCCGCCGACCCGCGCTCACCGGCGCCCGTACCTCACCTGCGACGCGCCCCGGCTCCCGGCGCACCGCCCGGACCGGCTGTGTACACCGGAAGTGACGTCTGCGGgcggccccgcccccgccccaggCGGCCGCTGCGGTTTCCCCGGCCGGAGCCCACCCTCCCCTCGTGCTGGCTGGGCGGCGGCGGCGAAGCTCGGCGTTTCCTCCATGCTTCAAAACCCAGCCGGCACCCTGTTGGAGGGCTCGGTTGCGTCCTCGTGGATTTATCATTGA